The Abditibacteriaceae bacterium sequence GAGAGTTGTCTTGCCCATTCCCGACGGGCCGAGCAAACCGACAACCTGGCCTTGCGTTAATCCAGGCCGTGTGAGGTTTTTAATTTCTAAGTTGACATCGCGCAAAATAAGATTGTCACCTTTGCGCGAAGAAACCCCTTCCAACTTGAGTAGTGTTTCTTTATGGGCGTAATCGACTGTGCTCATTTGCGCTCCAGTGTCAAATCGGCGTAAGGGCAAACCAGCCGGCGCACCACACCAATGAAATAATCCTGGCCCAAACCAACGATGAGAATGACCAACTGAATCGCGAAAACATCGGCGATGCGGAAGTATTTCTGCTGCGACAACAGCAGCGCGCCGATGCCGCCTTCGCTGCGTACAATGCCTTCGACCATCGTTAGCATCATCCAACCAATCGCGGCGTTCTGGCGCAACACTTCAAACACTTTGTCGGCTGTCCCCAGAATCACGACTTCCCACACCACGCGCCATTCGCTCATTTGCAGCGTGCGCGCGTGATCGAATTCGCCTTTGGGAATCGAAGCAATGACCGACGCCATCGAGGTGATGTAAAAAACCGTAATCGAAAACGTCAGCAAGGCGGTTTTCAGCGGGCCGCCGCCGCCCCAGATGAGCGTGAACAGCAGCGTAAAACCGGCGAGTGAAAGAAAACGGCCTTTGGAAATCGCCGTAACAATCGGGCGAAAAACCGGAATCACCGTGAGGTACGCAAGACCAAGCGAAATGAGCGTTGACCAGCCAAGCGCTTTGAGGTTAAGCACGAACGAAACCGGCAGTTCCTGCCCCAGCCCGCGTGTGAGCCACAGGTCGCTAAGTGCCGAAAACACTTCGCCGGGCTTGGGCAAAACTTCAAACGGCGATGCAAACCAGATCGCAAGCGCGATAAGCGCTTCAACGGCGATCAACATCCGCATCGTGTTGGGCGAAACGGCGCGGTTGGGCCGAAAAGCGTCGAGAATTCCTCCGCCGCGCGGCTTTTGCTTGCGACCTAAGTCGCCGGTTTTGAGCGCGTCGGAAGAGTGCGCTCCTGCAATCAGAAGCTCTTTTTTCGGCTGCTCTGGTGGTACTTCAGGAACAGAATCGGCAGCCACATCCGACGTGGCGGTTTCGTCTGTATCTTGAGTTATGTTTGACATGGGAAAAGAGTACGGTCGATTTCGACCGTACTTTAGCCTTTGCGCGAAACAGCGCGTTTGTAGGGGCTTGATTTCTCAAGCCCCTACGCTAAGACTTTTTATGCGGCTTTGAGCACAATTTCGACGCGACGGTTTTTCGCCCACGCCTGCGGATTATTCGCGCGCACGAGCGGCTGTTCTTCGCCGTGTGGAATCGCTTGAATACGGCCCGCGGGAAAGTTGACCGGAGCGCGACGTTCGAGCCAATTCTTGATAGCCTGCGAACGCTGCTTCGAGAGCGCCCAGCTTTTGCCGGGGTTATTGCCCTGATTGTCGGTGTGGCCATGAACTTCAATCACAACGCCGCCCGCAACCAGCAATTCGCGTGAAAGCTGTTCCATCGTGCGACGCGCAGCGGGCGTGAGAGCCGCGCTGCTCGGATTAAACGTGATGTTCCACGAACGCCGCGAAAGCACGCCGCCTGAGCGTTTTGCGCCACCGTTGTTTCCGCTGTTGTTTGCAGCAACACGCGGGCGATAGCTCGGTTTAGCCTTGGCGATAACTGCGGGCGACAGCGAAGAACGCTGCGCAGCGCGACGCAAATAGGTGGTGTCAATAACCGAATCGGCAGGCGCAAAGCCAGGGAGCAATTCGGGATATTGCGATTTCACCAGGTCGCCAAACACGGTATAAGTCGCGCCCACAAGGTTCGCCGAACCGGGGACGAGGCCAAAGGCGACCATCGAATCGGCGAGGTTGTTCACCGATGAACCGCCCAGTTCAACGGTCAGCCCTTGCGCATCGACAACCTGAACCACGTTGAAGTACTTTTCCCAATATGCGGCGTCGGCGCCTTCTTCTTTGTAAACGTCGGCGCTGATTTTGGCGGCCCGCTTCAAAGCTGCCGGGCTGCTTTTCACCAGATCGCTGCCTTCAGCAATGGACAGAAGCATACTTTCGACCGTACTCCGGTTCGACTTCATCCACTTATCGATGCCGATAACAACGCACGGCATCTGCGAGGCGTATTCTTTGGTCGAGATAATCGAAACCAGGCCGCCTTTCTTTTCCGCGACAGTGACATCGCCCGGCGTCCACGTCACGACGCCTTGAACGGAGATTTTTTTGGTTTCGCCAGTGCGCTTGCCGTCGCGCACAACGGGGCGCGTTTCGGTGTAGCCCGACACGTATTTTTCAGCCGCGTCGATGTAATCGTTGGCCGCGACCCAGTTGAGAGCGTCGGGGTCCCACGTTTTCTCGTCGGGGTTGGTGCGCAAGCCGTTATCGCCGAGCCACTTTTGCGCAATGTTCCAGTCGCCGTCGCGCAGATAGCCCGCAACAACGCCGCCTTTGCTGGTTTCAGGGTCGGCTTTCCAATCTTGCGGCCCCATGAATTTGTCTTCGCCCCGCGAATAGCCAATGGCACCAACGATTTTCGCCTGATATTCCGGGCCGAGACGCTTGAGCGCATCGTTCAATCCGGCGAGAAACGCCGCCGAACCGTCGCCCATCATCGTCATGAAATGAGCGCCTTTGGTCGGGTTCGGATTGCCGCGCTTGAGTTCGGTCGCAAAGGCGACGAGCGCTTCTTGCAGCTTGGCGTT is a genomic window containing:
- a CDS encoding OmpA family protein — its product is MRVTPLGKLLVLILTIGAVAGIWRYWNKLAPKAAEKPSVAVTKIELPESNVPSTATTAVATGTAGGCSDKPEVRLLGYAWNAQMGMHLANGGARAARGSIMCRNGVNLAFARQDDNAKLQEALVAFATELKRGNPNPTKGAHFMTMMGDGSAAFLAGLNDALKRLGPEYQAKIVGAIGYSRGEDKFMGPQDWKADPETSKGGVVAGYLRDGDWNIAQKWLGDNGLRTNPDEKTWDPDALNWVAANDYIDAAEKYVSGYTETRPVVRDGKRTGETKKISVQGVVTWTPGDVTVAEKKGGLVSIISTKEYASQMPCVVIGIDKWMKSNRSTVESMLLSIAEGSDLVKSSPAALKRAAKISADVYKEEGADAAYWEKYFNVVQVVDAQGLTVELGGSSVNNLADSMVAFGLVPGSANLVGATYTVFGDLVKSQYPELLPGFAPADSVIDTTYLRRAAQRSSLSPAVIAKAKPSYRPRVAANNSGNNGGAKRSGGVLSRRSWNITFNPSSAALTPAARRTMEQLSRELLVAGGVVIEVHGHTDNQGNNPGKSWALSKQRSQAIKNWLERRAPVNFPAGRIQAIPHGEEQPLVRANNPQAWAKNRRVEIVLKAA